The following coding sequences are from one Salvia hispanica cultivar TCC Black 2014 chromosome 3, UniMelb_Shisp_WGS_1.0, whole genome shotgun sequence window:
- the LOC125210608 gene encoding uncharacterized protein LOC125210608, producing the protein MLNRYYARIRDRYAKNNVFPVETYQDFEWDGKSFLLTYVTEFYDRWMDAYAYGGATHHAGISRLIHSLPSPWSEWTAQAALPYTWFSPPEYTPRGDMIGLIGVLLPAMAAARDGPPLSPPRHKYPPSQARRWRYRRDKELHLDRVPTKPRLRTRTSNPLVINGNVEDMRAITPPPPDVGGSSEDEEPYEEGHDLDMGNVDEDEDPEEDMNDID; encoded by the coding sequence ATGCTTAACCGGTATTACGCACGGATACGAGACCGTTACGCGAAGAACAATGTTTTCCCTGTCGAGACCTACCAAGATTTTGAATGGGACGGAAAGTCTTTCCTCCTGACCTACGTCACCGAATTCTACGATCGTTGGATGGATGCATACGCGTATGGAGGAGCTACCCATCACGCGGGGATCTCGAGATTGATCCACAGCCTGCCAAGTCCTTGGAGCGAATGGACTGCCCAAGCTGCGTTACCATATACGTGGTTCAGTCCGCCCGAGTATACGCCTCGAGGTGATATGATCGGCTTGATAGGGGTGCTACTCCCAGCCATGGCAGCTGCAAGAGATGGACCGCCGCTTAGTCCCCCACGGCACAAGTATCCGCCGAGTCAGGCCCGTCGATGGAGATATCGTCGTGATAAGGAGCTGCATCTTGATCGTGTCCCTACTAAACCGAGACTTAGGACTCGTACGTCTAACCCGTTGGTTATAAATGGGAATGTGGAGGACATGCGTGCGATAACCCCCCCGCCCCCAGATGTTGGTGGATCAAGCGAAGATGAGGAACCTTACGAGGAAGGACATGATTTGGACATGGGAAATgttgatgaggatgaggacCCCGAGGAGGATATGAACGATATTGACTAG